From the Toxoplasma gondii ME49 chromosome VIIa, whole genome shotgun sequence genome, one window contains:
- a CDS encoding hypothetical protein (encoded by transcript TGME49_203705) — MGCSQQPCVREGGGFGGLDSRPPGTCSSWSRWPVFTVCQRDQFLVSRHSASAELPFSGRGRNRNVLHTEMSSEKARTRCVESAEAEWGANQRPTDFAVPRQRKHDPLHRNTLCMPVCPASFLRDKSLATARRALMVAACAGV, encoded by the exons ATGGGCTGTTCACAGCAGCCATGTGTGCGAGAGGGTGGGGGGTTTGGAGGGTTGGACAGTCGACCGCCAGGAACCTGCTCTTCTTGGTCGAGGTGGCCGGTCTTCACCGTCTGTCAACGTGACCAGTTTCTTGTGTCTCGGCATTCTGCTTCAGCTGAACTACCTTTTTccggaagagggagaaaccgAAACGTGTTACACACTGAAATGTCATCTGAAAAGGCGAGGACACGGTGTGTGGAATCTGCTGAAGCGGAATGGGGGGCGAATCAACGACCGACTGATTTCGCAGTCCCTAG GCAAAGGAAGCACGACCCTCTACATCGAAACACTCTATGTATGCCCGTGTGCCCGGCTTCCTTCTTGCGAGACAAATCACTTGCTACCGCACGCCGCGCCCTGATGGTTGCCGCCTGCGCTGGTGTATAG